In the Desulfatirhabdium butyrativorans DSM 18734 genome, CCACTATCATATTGTCACGACAAAGGAGAACGGAATGGATTTCGGATTTTCAAAAGAACACGAAATGCTTCGCAAGGCGGTTCGAGAATTCGCCGCAAAGCGCATCGCCCCTTATGCCGACGAATGGGACAGGAACCACTACCTGCCCGTTGATGAAGTCATCCGACCGATGGGTGAGCTCGGATTTCTGGGTACGGTAATCCCGGAAGCCTACGGCGGCGAGGACATGGGATGGTTGGCAGCCGTCATTGTCACCGAAGAAATCGCCCGGGTATCGAGCAGCCTTCGGGTGCAGCTCAACCTCCTCGGACTTGGCTGCGCCTATCCCATCTACACCTATGGCTCGGAGACGATCCGCCGGAAATACGTTCCAAGACTGTGCCGGGGAGAGCTTCTCGGCGGGTTTGCCATCACAGAGCCCGATGCGGGCTCGGATGTGATGTCCATGAAAACGGTTGCGGAAGACCGCGGGGACCACTGGCTCGTGAACGGCTCCAAGACATGGATTTCCAATGCGCACCAGGCGGATGTCGTTGTGCTCTATTGCTATAGCGATCCGTCCAAACGGGGCAAGGGGCTTTCGGCCTTCGTTGTGGAGCTGAAAAACTTCAATGGCATCACCACCACCAACCTCGACAAGATGGGCTCCCATTCCTCACCGACCGGCGAAATTTTCTTCAGCAACACCCGGGTTCCCAGGGAGAACATTCTCGGCAATCCCGGAGACGGGGCATCCATTGTGTTCGGTTCCCTGAACAACACCCGGATATCCGCCGCAGCCGGCGCGGTCGGGTGCGCTCAGGCATGTCTTGACATTGCCGTCAAATACTGCAACGAACGCAAACAGTTCGGAAAGAAAATCGGCGAATTTCAGATGAATCAGGATCTGATCGCCCAGATGTCCGCCGAAATCGAGGCTGCAAGACTGTTGGTGTACAAAGGCGCCTGGCAGAAGGACCAGGGATTGATGAACAATGGATTTGAAGTTGCCCAGGCCAAATATTTCGCAGGCGAAGTCGCCATGAAATGCGCCAATCACGCCATGCGCATTCTTGGCGCCTACGGTTATTCCACGGAATATCCCATCGCCCGATTCTATCGGGACATTCCGACCTATGTCA is a window encoding:
- the acd gene encoding glutaryl-CoA dehydrogenase Acd — its product is MDFGFSKEHEMLRKAVREFAAKRIAPYADEWDRNHYLPVDEVIRPMGELGFLGTVIPEAYGGEDMGWLAAVIVTEEIARVSSSLRVQLNLLGLGCAYPIYTYGSETIRRKYVPRLCRGELLGGFAITEPDAGSDVMSMKTVAEDRGDHWLVNGSKTWISNAHQADVVVLYCYSDPSKRGKGLSAFVVELKNFNGITTTNLDKMGSHSSPTGEIFFSNTRVPRENILGNPGDGASIVFGSLNNTRISAAAGAVGCAQACLDIAVKYCNERKQFGKKIGEFQMNQDLIAQMSAEIEAARLLVYKGAWQKDQGLMNNGFEVAQAKYFAGEVAMKCANHAMRILGAYGYSTEYPIARFYRDIPTYVIVEGSANICKSIIAMDQLGWRKASR